A single Epinephelus lanceolatus isolate andai-2023 chromosome 22, ASM4190304v1, whole genome shotgun sequence DNA region contains:
- the rce1a gene encoding CAAX prenyl protease 2, which yields MAEEEDLLPNLVTEEMRHSNGDFVPPDGLCWMSVLSCLLLACSYVGSLYVWRSDLPRDHPAVIKRRFTSVLIVSGLSPLFVWAWREFTGVRTGPSLLALMGIRFEGLIPAIVLPLMLTMVLFLGPLMQLATDCPWSFMDGIRVAVDPWFWSLCFSDMRWLRNQVVAPLTEELVFRACMLPMLVPCAGPFTAIFTCPLFFGVAHFHHVIELLRFRQGTLSGIFLSAVFQFSYTAVFGAYTAFIFIRTGHLMGPVLCHSFCNYMGFPAISTAMEHPHRLTVLSSYLMGVLLFLLFLFPFTDPSYYGLPTPVCTLTSSPSSLCLS from the exons atggcagaggaggaggatttATTACCAAACCTTGTGACAGAGGAGATGAGACACAGCAATGGCGACTTCGTACCTCCTGACGGTTTATGTTGGATGTCAGTGCTGTCCTGTCTGCTGCTGGCCTGCTCTTATGTTGGCAGTTTATATGTGTGGAGGAGTGACCTGCCCAG GGATCACCCCGCTGTGATAAAGAGACGCTTCACCAGTGTCCTCATCGTGTCGGGCCTGTCGCCTCTCTTTGTGTGGGCATGGAGAGAATTCACAGGTGTCAGG actggCCCATCGTTGCTGGCTCTCATGGGGATCCGGTTTGAAGGTCTCATTCCTGCCATAGTACTTCCTCTGATGCTCACCATG GTCCTATTTCTGGGCCCCCTCATGCAGTTGGCTACAGACTGCCCCTGGAGCTTCATGGATGGGATCCGGGTGGCTGTAG ACCCCTGGTTCTGGTCATTGTGTTTCAGTGACATGCGCTGGTTGAGGAATCAGGTGGTGGCACCGCTCACAGAGGAGCTGGTGTTCAGGGCCTGCATGCTGCCCATGTTGGTGCCCTGTGCTGGTCCCTTCACTGCCATCTTTACCTGCCCCCTCTTCTTTGGAGTGG CTCATTTCCACCATGTGATTGAGCTGCTGAGGTTCAGACAGGGAACGCTGTCAGGGATCTTCCTCTCTGCAG tgttccAGTTCTCTTACACAGCAGTGTTTGGGGCTTACACTGCCTTCATCTTCATCAGGACAG GTCACCTGATGGGTCCAGTGCTCTGCCACTCCTTCTGTAACTACATGGGTTTTCCTGCTATCAGCACAGCGATGGAGCACCCCCACCGCCTCACCGTCCTCTCCTCCTACCTGATGGgggtcctcctcttcctcctcttcctcttcccctTCACTGACCCCTCCTACTACGGTCTCCCTACACCGGTGTGCACCCTCACCTCCTCCCCCagctccctctgcctctcctgA